In Deltaproteobacteria bacterium, the genomic stretch TCGTCTCGCCGTCGAACACCGCGCGCACGAGACGCTGCACAATCAGCTCGCGGACATCGCCGCGTCATGCGATCGGCCGCTGTCGGCGGCCACGGTTGCGGAGCTGTCGGATATCGCGATGACGCTGGCGCAGGTGTACGCCAAGCACATCGAGACCGAGGAGACCCTGCTGTTTCCGGCGGCACGCGCTCACCTCGACGCCGCCGCGCGCGCTGCGATCGCCGCCGAGATGCAGGCGCGGCGCGGCCGCTGACGCGCGCTACCGGTTGCGCCGCCGCGCCTTGCGAGCCGGCGCCTTGGCGCGGCCGCCCCCGCCGGCCGCGCGCCCCCCCTCCGCGTCGGCCGCCGTCCCAGCGCCAGCGGACGTCGTGCCGCGCCGCTTGACCGCGTACACCATGAGCGCCACGCCGACGATCGTGATCGCGACCGATACGTAGTGCGCCGGTGTGAGGCCGAAGTACCGCGTGTCACCGCCGTGTGCCCTGTCGACTCGGAGAAAGTCGAAGAAGAACCGCACCGGCCCGTACATCAGCGGCGCGGTCGCGACGATGACCCCCGTCGGCCGATTCCTCCACCGCACGAGCGCCCAGACGACCGCGCCGATCACGAGCAACCACAAGAACTCGTAAAACCCGAGGTCGTGGCGCGCGACGCCGTCCGGGAACACCATCGCGAGAACAAAGTCGCTCTGCTTGCCCGGGTGGTCGTGCACGAGCGTGCAGCCGAGCCGGCCGAAGATCCAGCCGGGCACGACCCCGACCGCCATCGCATCCGCGTAGCGCAGCGCCGAGTGGTGCGTACCGTCTCGCTTGTTGATGCGGCGAATGCACCACAGAAACCCGAGCGTACCGCCGATCATCCCGCCCACCGACGAGATCCCCTGCCAGAACTTGAGCAGGATCAGCGGATCGCGCTGGATCGCGCCGGGTTGGTAGAACAGGACGTCGAACACGTGCGACGTGACGAAGCCGACGGACACGGCCCACACGATCGCCGACTGGATGACATCCTCGTCGAGCCCCTCCCGGTCGGCAAAGTTGCGGATGAGGTGTGCCGCGACCAGCACTCCGATCGCGACGAGAATGCCGAACGTGTTGAGGAAGCCGAAGTACTGCGGCTTGATCGGCAGAAGCGGAATGACGGCGGACACGGCGCTCACGCCTCGATCCCCTCGACGAACGACGGCAGTGCCGCAAACCGCGCGACGTGGTGCTCCTCGTCGCCGAACAGCGTGTTGAGCACGTGCATCCGCTTGAAGTACAGCCCGATGTCGTGTTCCTCGGTGATCGCGATGCCGCCGTGAAGTTGAATGCCCTGCTGACTGACGAACTTGCCGCCGGTCGCGAGCTGTACTTTCGCGGCCGACACGGCGCCGGCGCGCACGTCCGGGTCCGAGCCGTCGCTGCAGCGGATCGCCGCCTCGATGGCGTGGGAACGGCACAGCTCGGTCTCGATGAACATGTCGACCGCGCGGTGTTGCAGCGCCTGGAACGCGCCGATCTTGACGCCAAACTGCTCGCGGGTCTTCAGATAGTCCACGGTCATGTCGAGGACGGCCTGGCACACGCCGACTCCCTCGGCACACGCGCCGGCCGCCGCCCAGTCGAGCGCGGTCGCCAGCGCGCGCTCGGCTGCCTCCCCGGGGTCACCGAGCCGCCGGTCGTCGGCGACGCGCACGCCGTCGAGCCGCACCATCGCCGCCCGATTGCCGTCCATCGTCTGCACAGGTCGTACCGTCAACCCGTCAGCCCCCCGATCGACCGAGAACAGCGCGATTCCGTCCGGACACCGAGCGGACACGATCAGCACGTCCGCCGCGTGGCCGGCGAGCACCCACACCTTCTGCCCCGCGAGCGTCCAGTCGCCGCCAGCGCGCTCGGCCACCGTGGTCACCGCGGTCGGGTCGAACCGGCCGTCGCGCTCGGCCCACGCCAGCGCGACCACGCTGTCTCCCGCACACAGCGGCTCGAGCCATCGCCGCTGCTGCTCGGCGTCCCCGGCGGCCAACACGGCTGTTCCCGCGAGCACCGCCGACGCGAGGTACGGCTCCGGAACGAGCGTCGCCGCGAACTGCTCGAGCACGAGCGCGGCGTCCACCATCGTGCCGCCGTAGCCGCCGACGGCTTCGGGAAACAGGATGCCGAGCCAGCCGAGTTCGCCCATCTGGCGCCACACGTCCCGGTCGAAGCCGGCTTCGCTGGCCATCATCTTGCGCTTGCGCGCCACGGGCGACTCCTTCTTGGCGAAGGCGGCCGCCGTGTCGCGCAGCATCTTTTGGTCGTCGGTGAGATCGAAGTTCACGGCGCGCCTCTATCGCGTGGGCAGCCCCAAAATCAGTTTGGCGATCACGTTTCTCTGGATCTCGTTGGTTCCGCCGTAGATCGTCGTCGCCCGCGCGTAGTTGAATCCGGGCGCAACGGGCTGCTCCTCGTCGGATACGACCCCCGGCTCGTTGAACCACGACAGCGAGTTGTGGCCCATCACCTCCATCGCCAGCACGTAGGCCTCCTGCAGGATCTCCGAGCCGCGGATCTTGAGGATGGACGACTCCGGCCCGGGCGCGCGGCCGAGCTGCGCCCCCGCCAGCGCCCGGTAGTTCGCCATCTGCAGGCCGCGCAGTTTGACCTCCAGCCGCGCGATGCGCGCGCGGTAGCCGGGGTCGTCGAGCAACCGGCGCCCGCCCGCCATCGTGCGCGCCGCGATCCGCTTGACCTTGCGGATCATGCGGCGCGAATCGCCGACCGCCGCGATCAGCGTGCGCTCATGGCCGAGCAGCGCCTTCGCCAGGGTCCAGCCGCCGTGCAGCGGCCCGACCAGGTTCTCCTTCGGCACCACCACGTTGTCGAAGAACGTCTCGCAAAACGCGGGCGTGCCGGCGATGGTGAGCATCGGCCGCACCTCGACGCCCGGCGACTTCATGTCGATGAGCAGAAAGCTGATCCCCTCTTGCTTCTTGCCCGACGAGTCGGTGCGCACTAGGCAGAAGATCCAGTCGGCGTACTGCGCGTAGGTAGTCCACGTCTTCTGTCCGTTGACGACGAAGTGGCCGGCGCCGTCGTCGTCGGCGCGACACTGCAGCGACGCCAGGTCGCTGCCGGCGTTCGGCTCCGAGTACCCCTGACACCAGACCTCCTCCCCCGACAGGATCTTCGGCAGAAACCGCGCCTTTTGCGCGTCGCTGCCGAACTGGATGAGCAGCGGGCCGACCATCGACAGGCCGAACGGGCTCAGGTTCGGCGCCCCGGACATCTCGAGTTCTTCGCGAAACAGAAACCGCCGCGTCGCATCCCATCCGGTGCCGCCGTACTCCTTCGGCCAATGCGGCGCGACCCAGCCCTTTTCGTAGAGGATGCGGTGCCACTGCATGACCTCGTCCATGTCGAAGCTCGCGCCGACGGCCGCCTTGGCGCGAATCGCCGGCGGCATCGCCTGCTGAATCCACGCGCGCACCTCGTCGCGGAACGCGATGTGTTCTCGTGTGAACGACAGGTCCATGGCGCAGGTAGCCTAGCACCGCGCGGCGCGCGCGGGTCAACCGCGCCGGAGTGGAACCCGCTGGCTACAGGAGTTCGGCGTCGAGGCGCTCGAGCACGCGGTCGAGTTCGGCGGGGCTGTCCATGTCGACGACGATGTCGCCGGCGCCGAGCGCGGCGGCGGCCTGCCGGTACGCGAGCGACCGAGCGCGCGGCACGACGCACGCAATGATGCGGTGGTCCGCCTCGACGAACGCGCGCGCGAGGTCCTCCGGCGGCGGCGCGGCGGCGACGTCATAGCCGGCGTCGGCCACAGCCTTCGCGCACGCCGGGTCGCCGACCAACACGCAGAAATCGCGCCGGCTGCCGAGCTTCACCAGGTACTCGTCGAGCGCCTCGCGAAACCCTTTCGGTGCCTTCCGGATTTCGATCCCCGCTCCCGGGCGCCGCCGGCAGCGCGCCGCGAGATCCGCGTCGAGCACGTGGGCCACTACCCCTTTGACCGTGTAGCGCCCCTGCCCCGGCAGGTCGATCTCGACCTCGACGTCGGTCAGTGGTGTCAAGTGGTGCGCGTCGGGAATGAACAGCCCTCCCCGGCTGATGTTCTCGGCGTACTCGCGCACGAACTCACTCGCGGCCGCGTACCGCACGGCCAGGCCGACGCGGTGGCGCGCAGATCGTCTCGACTCGCCCAACCTGCCGATCAGTGTACCGCCGTGGTACCGTCGGTGTCCGTGGAGACGCTGGTGTTTTTGGTCCGTCACGGGATCACCGACTGGCACGCACACCGCAAGGTCCTCGGCCATCGCGACATCCCGCTCAACGACGAAGGCCGTCGCCAGGCCGAGGCGATCGCCGACGCGCTGGCCGCCGTGCCGATCGCGGACGTCGTGTCGAGCCCGCTGGTCCGCGCGGTCCAGACTGCCGAGGCGATTGGCCGCCGCTGCGGCATCCAGGTCGCGCGCGATCCGCGCCTCATCGACTTGCGCGTCGGCCGATGGGAAGGCGTGTCCTACGACGACGTCGACGCGAGCCCCGAGTACCAGCGGTTTCTCGCCAATCCGGAGTCCGAGACGATTCCCGGCGGCGAGAATCTCGCCGACGTGCGCACGCGCGCGGTCGGCGCGCTCGAACAGGCGCTGGAGGACAGCCCGTCGGGCGACGGCATCGTCGTCGTCACCCACGCCGGCATCATCCGCGTGCTGCTCACGCACTACCTCGGAGCGCCGCCGTCGAACTACCATCGAGTGCGGGTCGCGCCCGGTTCGGTGTCCGTGCTGGCGTTCGCCGACGATCGCCAGCCGCCGCGCGTGCTGGCGGTCAACTGGCTCGGCGACCTGCGCGCCGTGCTGTGACGGCGGGCGCGGCGGCCGCGATCGGCTACGATCGAAGGGTGACGCGCCGCGCTTTCGCACTCGCCGCCGTCGCCGCGCTGGCCGCAACGCCGGCGCGCGCGCGACCGCGCCGCCCGGGCGCCGCCGCGGTCGTGGTCCACGCGCCCCGCGGCGCCGTGCCGTCGCTCGGGCCGCGTCACGCGCCGGTCACGATCGAGTTCTTCTGCAACTTCGCCGGCGAGCGCCAGAGCATCACGCTCTATTGGTTGCTCAAACAACTTCACGCGCGCCACCCGCGGCGTGCGCGCATCGAGTTTCACATCGTCGGAAACCGCTACAGCGAGGCGGCGTACGAGGCGTTCGACCAAGGCGCGTTCTTTGCATTCGCCGACGCCGCGTTCTCCCAGCGCGCGCGCCCGCGACCTGACGACATCGATCGGTGGGCCGAGGCGGCGGGCATGAACGTCGACGCGCTCCATCGCGCCCTCGATCGCGGCACACACCGCGCCCGAGCCGACGCCGCGCGCGCGCGGCAGCGACGCCGCGGCAACACCGGGCGGCGCCTCGCGTTCAACGGCGTGTTGGCCGCCCGCGCCATTACGGTCCTCGAGGAGCTCGAGGACGCCTACGACGCCGCGTACGCCGACGCGCGCGCGCTGCTCGACGACGGCGTTCCGGTCGCCGCCGTGTTCGACGAACTCGTGCGGCGCGCCGACGCCGCGCGGCCGCCGCCGCTCGGCCTGCCCGGCAACGTCGACCCGACCGCGGCCGTGGACCCGCCGCCGGTCGAGCCGCCGCAGTTGCTCGCGCGCGCGCTCGCGCTCGACCGCGTGCCGACCCGCGGCCCGGTCGATGCGCCGGCGGTGCTCGCGGTGTTTTGCAGCCTCCAGTCGGGCAACTGCCGCGAGCTGTTGCGCCGCATCGATCGCGTTCGCGCCCTGTATCCCGACGCGGTGCGCGTCGCGCTGTGGCCGCTGTTCGACGACGAGGTCCATCCCGATGCGCGCCGCGCCTTCGAGACGGCGCTGTGCGCGGGCGACCAGGGAAAGTTCTGGGCGTTCGTCGATCAGCTGTTCGCGGTGTTCCGCCCCAGCCAGCTCGGCGACGCCGACCTCGAGGCCCACGCCGAGGCCGCCGGCGTCGCCATCGACGCGCTGCGCCGATGCGTGCAGGACGGCCGCCATGCCGGCGACGTCGACCGGGCGCTGCGCGACGCGCACGCGGCGGGCGTCGTGTATTCCCCGACACTCGTCGCCGGCCGGCGCGTGTACGTCGGCATGCGCCATCCGGACGAGCTGGCCGCGATCGTGGCCGACGCGTTGCGCCCGGGGGTGCTCGAACGGGCCGGCTGGCTGCGCCGCGGCGTGCTCGACGCGCTGTCGAACCGGGCGCCGCCCCCGGCCGGCGGCGCGGCGAACTGACGTGTATCACGGCGAAAACCTTACCGTTTACGCCTCTGTCGCGTTGACCGCCCGACGCGCGCCGTGGTCTACTGAATCGAGAAGGAGCGATGGAGCTTCTGTTCGCAGCTGCGACTGACGTCGGCCGTCAGCGCGACCACAACGAGGACAACTTCCTCGTCGACAAGAAGCTTCAGCTGTTCATCGTCGCCGACGGCATGGGCGGGCACGCGGCGGGTGAAGTCGCGTCGTCGATCACCGTCCACACGCTGCGCGATGCGGTGCACGAAAACCGCGACCTGCTCGACCGGTTCGCCAAGGGTGACGGCGACGTGCAGGCCGTCGAGATCCTCCAGATGCTCGAGCACGCGGTGCAGTCGGCGTGCAGCGCCGTGTACGCGCGCGCCCAGGCCGAGCAGGACAAGCGCGGCATGGGAACGACGGTGTCCGTGCTGCTCATCGTCGACGGCCCGGAGAACCCGCGCGGGTTCATCGCGCACGTCGGCGACAGCCGGATCTACCTCGTCCGCCAGAATCAGACGCACCAGCTCACCGAGGACCACTCGCTGATGAACGAGCTGGTCAAGCGCGGCAAGATCAAGCCGGGCGAGATCGACAACTCGCCGTACAAGCAGTTCAAGAACGCCGTCACGCGCGCGGTCGGCGTCTACCCGTCGGTCGAGGTCGACACGTTCGACTTCGACATCTTCCCGGGCGACGAATTCCTGCT encodes the following:
- a CDS encoding prolipoprotein diacylglyceryl transferase is translated as MSAVSAVIPLLPIKPQYFGFLNTFGILVAIGVLVAAHLIRNFADREGLDEDVIQSAIVWAVSVGFVTSHVFDVLFYQPGAIQRDPLILLKFWQGISSVGGMIGGTLGFLWCIRRINKRDGTHHSALRYADAMAVGVVPGWIFGRLGCTLVHDHPGKQSDFVLAMVFPDGVARHDLGFYEFLWLLVIGAVVWALVRWRNRPTGVIVATAPLMYGPVRFFFDFLRVDRAHGGDTRYFGLTPAHYVSVAITIVGVALMVYAVKRRGTTSAGAGTAADAEGGRAAGGGGRAKAPARKARRRNR
- a CDS encoding pimeloyl-CoA dehydrogenase large subunit, which gives rise to MDLSFTREHIAFRDEVRAWIQQAMPPAIRAKAAVGASFDMDEVMQWHRILYEKGWVAPHWPKEYGGTGWDATRRFLFREELEMSGAPNLSPFGLSMVGPLLIQFGSDAQKARFLPKILSGEEVWCQGYSEPNAGSDLASLQCRADDDGAGHFVVNGQKTWTTYAQYADWIFCLVRTDSSGKKQEGISFLLIDMKSPGVEVRPMLTIAGTPAFCETFFDNVVVPKENLVGPLHGGWTLAKALLGHERTLIAAVGDSRRMIRKVKRIAARTMAGGRRLLDDPGYRARIARLEVKLRGLQMANYRALAGAQLGRAPGPESSILKIRGSEILQEAYVLAMEVMGHNSLSWFNEPGVVSDEEQPVAPGFNYARATTIYGGTNEIQRNVIAKLILGLPTR
- a CDS encoding histidine phosphatase family protein, encoding MRVGNEQPSPADVLGVLAHELTRGRVPHGQADAVARRSSRLAQPADQCTAVVPSVSVETLVFLVRHGITDWHAHRKVLGHRDIPLNDEGRRQAEAIADALAAVPIADVVSSPLVRAVQTAEAIGRRCGIQVARDPRLIDLRVGRWEGVSYDDVDASPEYQRFLANPESETIPGGENLADVRTRAVGALEQALEDSPSGDGIVVVTHAGIIRVLLTHYLGAPPSNYHRVRVAPGSVSVLAFADDRQPPRVLAVNWLGDLRAVL
- a CDS encoding DsbA family protein; this translates as MTRRAFALAAVAALAATPARARPRRPGAAAVVVHAPRGAVPSLGPRHAPVTIEFFCNFAGERQSITLYWLLKQLHARHPRRARIEFHIVGNRYSEAAYEAFDQGAFFAFADAAFSQRARPRPDDIDRWAEAAGMNVDALHRALDRGTHRARADAARARQRRRGNTGRRLAFNGVLAARAITVLEELEDAYDAAYADARALLDDGVPVAAVFDELVRRADAARPPPLGLPGNVDPTAAVDPPPVEPPQLLARALALDRVPTRGPVDAPAVLAVFCSLQSGNCRELLRRIDRVRALYPDAVRVALWPLFDDEVHPDARRAFETALCAGDQGKFWAFVDQLFAVFRPSQLGDADLEAHAEAAGVAIDALRRCVQDGRHAGDVDRALRDAHAAGVVYSPTLVAGRRVYVGMRHPDELAAIVADALRPGVLERAGWLRRGVLDALSNRAPPPAGGAAN